Proteins from a genomic interval of Beijerinckia indica subsp. indica ATCC 9039:
- a CDS encoding rhodanese-like domain-containing protein, whose product MATYRRITIDEARSLMDAETKPVVIDVRDPASYQKGHIDGALRVDLTNLDTLLKETPKTKPVLIYCYHGNSSQAYAKAFGAADFADVFSMDGGYEEWRKAEMRQNAAPIEEAPTVEGLSDALEAFLKEHGYPKGGVNAVTPTDRMTPLMRACHLNAKAIVTELLQAGARVDASNNDQNQALWLACVGDDPDIVDMIIAAGADLNHANVNGSTALIYAASAGKAKALARLLAAGADLDYQVDGFSAIDMASTLECLNMMREAKRRAKAAKAGS is encoded by the coding sequence ATGGCGACATATCGCAGGATCACAATCGATGAAGCACGCAGCCTGATGGATGCGGAGACCAAGCCCGTTGTGATCGATGTCCGCGATCCGGCTTCTTATCAAAAAGGCCATATCGACGGCGCTCTCCGTGTCGATCTCACCAATCTCGACACTCTTTTGAAAGAGACCCCAAAGACCAAGCCGGTGCTGATCTATTGCTATCACGGCAATTCCAGCCAGGCCTATGCCAAGGCCTTTGGCGCCGCCGATTTCGCTGATGTGTTCAGCATGGACGGCGGTTATGAGGAATGGCGAAAGGCCGAAATGCGCCAGAATGCGGCGCCGATCGAAGAGGCTCCCACGGTCGAAGGCCTCAGCGACGCGCTCGAAGCATTCCTGAAAGAGCACGGCTATCCGAAAGGGGGTGTCAATGCAGTGACACCCACGGACCGGATGACCCCCTTGATGCGCGCCTGCCATCTCAACGCCAAGGCGATCGTCACCGAATTGCTGCAGGCCGGCGCGCGCGTCGATGCCAGCAATAATGATCAGAACCAGGCTTTATGGCTTGCCTGCGTGGGTGATGATCCTGACATTGTCGATATGATCATCGCGGCAGGCGCTGACCTCAATCATGCCAATGTCAATGGATCGACGGCCTTGATCTATGCGGCCTCGGCCGGCAAGGCCAAGGCGCTCGCCCGCCTTCTCGCTGCTGGCGCCGATCTCGATTATCAGGTCGATGGTTTCAGCGCCATCGACATGGCCTCGACGCTCGAATGCCTCAATATGATGCGAGAGGCCAAGCGCCGGGCCAAAGCCGCCAAGGCCGGATCATGA
- a CDS encoding SagB family peptide dehydrogenase, producing the protein MTIGLPPANAADVILAYHQRTKHKMDRYAAGPETLDWSEQPNPFRDFAGAESKLLPLGAENITTPFANIYNPDRTPAAALDETSVGALLQLSLALNAWKEYGPDRWAMRSNPSSGNLHPTEAYVLARNIPGLADGVHHYAPRNHSLEHRGSLSNATSGEPALWIGLSSIHWREAWKYGERAFRYCQLDVGHAIGALRYAAGTLGWRLQMVEGLSSAEIASLLGLDRDADFTAGVEREAPDLILRVVTGPGVTALKGGDAGFLLDQLSVWQGRANVLDRHHMYKWPVIDEASAATKKTAPHEETPYRGNFPGIGEGSPEPAAKVILNRRSAQAFDRSARMGSGSFYHLIDRLLARPVAPWDVWTYAPRLHPVFFIHRVDGLEPGLYILLRNPDAEMRLKQATHQDFVWKRPEHVPPQLNFFQLLPTDCTKVARTLHCHQAIASDSCFALGMLAEFDELVHAEPWRYKQLHWEAGLIGQVLYLEAETLGFRGTGIGCFFDDAMHEILGLKDTRFATLYHFTVGLPLIDTRMLTLPPYGDRTEVEDTTQTQGIQTMAEEASFERIGIDIARQLIADDKTLVLDMRDPGSYESGHIEGAEHVTESNLFHFLSTTPKDTPVLIYCYHGNSSQVYAKTFADFRFKTVYSLDGGYEGWRKANS; encoded by the coding sequence ATGACGATCGGGCTGCCCCCCGCCAATGCAGCGGACGTAATCCTCGCCTATCATCAGCGCACCAAACACAAGATGGACCGTTATGCCGCCGGGCCGGAGACCCTGGACTGGTCCGAGCAGCCCAATCCCTTCCGCGATTTCGCTGGCGCCGAGTCCAAACTTCTCCCTCTCGGCGCTGAAAACATCACGACGCCTTTCGCCAATATCTACAATCCTGACCGCACGCCTGCCGCCGCGCTCGACGAAACGTCGGTTGGCGCTCTCCTGCAATTGTCCCTGGCCTTGAATGCCTGGAAGGAATATGGCCCGGATCGCTGGGCCATGCGCAGCAATCCGTCGAGCGGCAATCTGCACCCGACCGAAGCCTATGTGCTGGCGCGCAACATTCCCGGCCTTGCTGACGGCGTTCATCATTATGCCCCCCGCAATCACAGCCTGGAACATCGCGGCTCCCTGAGCAATGCGACGTCGGGCGAGCCTGCTCTGTGGATTGGCCTGTCCTCCATTCATTGGCGCGAAGCCTGGAAATATGGGGAACGGGCCTTTCGCTATTGCCAGCTCGATGTCGGTCACGCGATCGGCGCCCTGCGTTATGCCGCCGGCACACTCGGCTGGCGCCTGCAAATGGTCGAAGGTTTGAGCAGCGCCGAAATCGCCAGCCTGCTTGGTCTTGATCGCGACGCGGATTTCACCGCTGGCGTCGAGCGCGAGGCCCCCGACCTGATCCTGCGCGTCGTGACCGGCCCCGGCGTCACCGCCTTGAAGGGAGGGGATGCCGGTTTCCTGCTTGATCAATTGTCGGTTTGGCAGGGGCGCGCCAATGTCCTTGACCGTCATCATATGTACAAATGGCCGGTGATCGACGAAGCCTCCGCCGCCACCAAAAAGACCGCCCCGCACGAGGAGACGCCTTACCGCGGCAATTTCCCGGGCATCGGAGAAGGGTCACCGGAGCCCGCCGCCAAGGTGATCTTGAACCGGCGCAGCGCCCAAGCCTTCGACCGCAGCGCCCGGATGGGCAGCGGCTCTTTCTATCACCTCATTGATCGGCTGCTCGCCCGTCCGGTCGCGCCTTGGGATGTCTGGACCTATGCACCGCGCCTGCATCCGGTTTTCTTCATCCATCGTGTCGATGGGCTCGAACCCGGTTTGTATATTCTCCTGCGTAATCCGGATGCGGAAATGCGCCTGAAACAGGCGACACATCAGGACTTTGTCTGGAAACGGCCAGAGCATGTCCCGCCGCAATTGAACTTCTTCCAGCTCTTGCCAACGGATTGCACAAAAGTTGCCCGTACCTTGCACTGTCATCAGGCTATCGCTTCAGATTCCTGCTTCGCTCTCGGCATGCTGGCGGAATTTGACGAACTCGTTCACGCCGAACCCTGGCGCTACAAACAATTGCATTGGGAAGCGGGGTTGATCGGCCAGGTGCTTTATCTCGAGGCGGAAACCTTGGGATTCCGAGGCACCGGGATCGGCTGCTTTTTCGATGATGCGATGCATGAGATCCTGGGTCTCAAGGATACCCGTTTCGCCACGCTCTATCATTTCACAGTCGGCCTTCCCCTCATTGATACGCGAATGTTGACTTTGCCGCCCTATGGCGACCGCACCGAGGTCGAGGACACGACACAAACACAAGGAATACAAACCATGGCTGAAGAAGCGAGCTTCGAGCGGATCGGCATCGATATCGCCCGTCAATTGATCGCGGATGACAAGACCCTGGTCCTCGACATGCGCGACCCTGGCTCCTATGAGAGCGGCCATATTGAAGGCGCCGAACATGTCACGGAATCCAATCTCTTCCATTTCCTCTCGACGACGCCGAAGGATACGCCCGTGCTGATCTATTGCTACCACGGCAATTCCAGCCAGGTTTATGCGAAAACCTTCGCCGATTTCCGCTTCAAGACTGTTTACAGTCTTGATGGCGGCTATGAAGGTTGGCGCAAGGCAAACAGCTGA
- a CDS encoding ArsC/Spx/MgsR family protein, with amino-acid sequence MQIIFYEKPGCSNNSRQKALLEAAGHELDVRNLLVEKWTAENLRSFFGDRPVADWFNKAAPQVKSGAVDPQNTDAETALALMLAEPILIRRPLIEAAGQRAVGFDPAEMEAWVGLQAPRVQGVDLETCRRPKETAACPDKP; translated from the coding sequence ATGCAGATCATTTTCTATGAAAAGCCCGGTTGCTCCAACAATAGCCGGCAGAAAGCGCTTCTCGAGGCCGCGGGCCATGAACTCGATGTTCGCAACCTGCTTGTCGAAAAATGGACAGCCGAAAATTTGCGGTCCTTCTTCGGCGATCGGCCGGTGGCCGATTGGTTCAATAAAGCGGCACCACAGGTCAAATCGGGAGCGGTAGACCCGCAAAACACCGACGCGGAGACCGCTTTGGCGCTCATGCTCGCCGAACCGATCCTGATCCGCCGGCCCTTGATCGAAGCTGCGGGACAACGCGCTGTCGGTTTCGATCCCGCCGAAATGGAAGCCTGGGTCGGACTTCAGGCACCGCGTGTGCAAGGCGTCGATCTCGAAACATGCCGCCGGCCCAAGGAAACGGCAGCCTGCCCGGACAAGCCGTAA